In Cheilinus undulatus linkage group 14, ASM1832078v1, whole genome shotgun sequence, the genomic stretch ATCAGGTCAGAGTAAGTAGATGCTTGCTTCCCTCTGCTGGAGCTCTGTGGTGATGCACTctgctcctcttttttttctgtaggcAAGAAGTGCAGTCTAGTTGATAAAATCCTCAGTCATAGTAAGTCTGAAGTGATTGATATCAGCACTTGGAAAAGTTTAAGAAAGTCTTAACatgttttaatgctgttttatgAAATTTAATATGGGGTCATGTTACATTTTTGCTCATAAACTCAAACCAGCTTCATTTTTGGTGATGTAGCCTAAATCTAAGACTGGGAGTCAGACATTGAAAGACCTGATATAAATCTGCATTTGAACTAAATATAAATACagaactaaaagaaaaaagatttatcATGGCTAAAAGAACCCCCTATCGCTGCATGActtgaaataaaacacagcatttgtacaacgtgtttcatacatttaaaaattctaAGTCCAAAAACATTTTGACCACGTAAAGTGTGAATAAAAATCAAgcacagtgatttgcaaatacttttcagCTTCAACAGAATACAGCGCAACTTTCTGCAAACGTCTtgtgactcaaggatgaaccagTTAGTTTTTAAAATGGAGATATTGCCACATATGCcagatttatttatgattttgaatacTTTATGGAATAAAACAGGTAGCTTTTCACAGAAAAGTTCTTCAACACACTTTTCAAGATACAGTGAGtttgatattgtttgatttaatgtgattgttcatcaaaatgtttttttatttcatgctaAATATTTGTCACAGTAGCCTATGATATGTTAGCCGATGGGAGATTAAAGAAAAGAGAGTCATCATAGCTTGATTCAGACAGGCGGTTAACTAAAGGATAAAGCTTTTTGTTTAACTGTGTATTATACAAAGCTTCTTCACCAGATGCCTCATTCACCAACTGAAGAAGGAAATTGCTTTTAAACCATCTTGCTCAGCTTTTTAGAATTAATTAATGATACATGCCTTCAGGGCTTGACATTGACacccgccaactagccaaatgcgggtggatttcGGCCGTGGTGGGAAGCAGCAtgactctaactagccacgaTGGCAGGTTGAATTTACCAGTGTCACAACTTACGCTTTACTCTGACCGTGCTGGTCAGTTAGCCCTTATGATTTAGActtgttacagagaggctgTTCGGCACACaaaagctcaaatttccctccaaaataactgaaaagtggctggtctcttcatccatttGTGCGTATTTTACGCAGCAccaagggctttgatgctgtatgacacacacaaacacgacaCTCACAGAGTATGTGTATGTGGGCTGCGTCCatgaaaaattaacagattttttttttttgccagtaccaaacaacatatttttgctgttgctattgactcttgttttgagcctCTGTTAACCCCACTGGCATATCAGGTGCTTGGTTGGCACCTGATGGTCAGCACTTGTGAGCGTGGGTCCTGCtgcagtggtcagtaggtgtctgctccaggAATCAGCATACTACATTTGAATGATTTAGACGGGGCCTGTGCGATAAGgaaacttcaagctggtgttctgaaAAACCAAGCTGCAGCATTGTTTAGAGTTAGCTCTAGtgccatctccaaactgaaggccaagttccatataacaggggATGTTAGAGACAGGCCTCGAAGTGGGTGTCCCAAGAAGATGAAACCCCAGAAGACCTTTTCCTCACACTGTCAGCTCTAAGGaactgtaggctgtcttctacagaggTCAAGGTTTAAGACAATCTGGCTGGCGGCTGTCGTCCAGACAGTCCTTCACCGTCAGGCCCATTTGCGCTGGTGTTGGTAACACATGTTCTGGagcctgaacatgtggaggaatgttataTTTACTGATGGTTCCAGATTTTGTCACCtgcagttggatcatagggttTAAGTTTGGAGAAGACACAGAGAATGCTATGCTTATTGCTGCACCAACAGAGTTACAtatttggtggaggcagtgtgatggtgtgaggCTTGTGATCATTGGAggaaatctcaatgcagagagatatggaGATGGGATTCTACAACCAGAGGCAATCACATAtatccacagtctgggactgaactctatcctccaagatgacaacactcacccccacagagtggggtttatcagagactaacTCCAGGATTTGGGAGTGGAGATGATGGAATGGCCTGACCTTAActccactgaacacttgtgggatcagcgtAGGCatgttgttggtgccagagagTTTGTATagtaaaataaattgtttaatTGCCAATAcgtcttttttcttcaaatttcaaACATTGTTAGTGAGAAAATATTGTGTTCTGTAATGGAATGATGTAACAAAGATATGTTTGGCTTAGTTGGCACCCTACCAGAAATAGTGGTCAAAGAATGTACTTTTATTGAACTGAAGTGGTCACATGGGGTGACTCCCTGGATCGGGCGTCAAGTGTATAAATAACTGTCAGTGTGTGCATTCATTGTCTTTTGGCCTGTGCATTTGTCAAATGACCGAAGCTTCAAAGTAAAACTCTGAGATAACCCAGTCTTCTTGTCTCTGTGAAGTTTCTGAATCTTCCTCTCGTGCCAATACATTTATTTCCACATAACAGTTATTTTTCTGATAACATGAAGtattttaatgttgttaattAATATCAGTCATCACTGATGGACTGATTTGCAGTTGATGCAGTCTTCTCCAAAGTTGATCAACTTTCCCAGCACGCTCAGGATGAGAGAGTCAGCGTCATCATTGAGGTCGATTTCTTCGGAGTAGTTCTTCACGGGGAAGATGCAGTTCATTTTAATTCCTGTTTCTGCACTAATCATCTccatctgttaaaaaaatattacaaaatgaGCAAGAGTCAGGAAAATCTTTGTATCTAGAAACCTTTATGTTCACCTTCTGCTAACACATAAAGATGTTATTAACAGGTGAAAATCACAATGACCTTAAGAGACCAGATCCTCCTACACCAGCCAGGATGACTATGGCTAAGCAGGCAGAGTCTGTTATCTTTCAATTCTAAGTTTGAGGATTCAATCCCAAGCCTCTGCAGTCACAAGTCAGTGTGTCTTTCGGCAAGACCCTTATTTTCAGTTCACTCCCCGTGCTCTCTTAGTGGTGTAAACATGTATGGATGTGGATGAATGGGATTAGTAACTGATTGCCACTCTACATagcagccttcaccatcagtgtagtgaatgggtgtgaatggatAAGTGTGACCTGCactctttaaagtgttttaaatactCAGATGACTTGAAAGGTGTCAGTTTACTATTTCCAAGTAACAGCTCACCAAGCCACCCAACCCCTGTCTGCTGCCTCTGGAGACCCTTGGGCTATCCAAACTCTAATGGCCTCCTTCTTCCAGCCTGACGGCTTCCTTCCTGCTCGTATCCACTAACAGATCCCACAACAGGCACCAGTGGTCTTCTGGCAACAACTCCTGGTATCCGCCTCCACAGTGGAGTCTTGGAGCCACTTGAAAAccatgtttgtgttgtttgcaGGATTTATGGAAAATTAAGGATATGGACCAAACATTGCAACACCATCTGAGCAGTGCTCCTAAGAGTTCAAACCAGTTCAAGAGCATCAAAATACAACAGAGTACTTTCGACTATAGAGAACCTTATGAGTTACAAACAATCTGTGCAGAAATGAAATGGGAACTGAATGTCAgctggacagaggaggaggaggtctgTTTGAGACCATGCTCCATGATGAAATGTTAACATCCACCATGTGAGATCACATCAATCTATGCATATCTGTCATGTAGACCCTGACCTAGCAATCCATTTGGAGTTCTGGATAGCCTCAGGTTCTGACATAATGGCTTGTATACTTAAGGCTCCACATAGCAACAAATTTCAGCTGATAAAGCCAATAGAATGGTAAAGATGCATTTTTGTGGCCCCTGTGGCAGACAACCAGACCCCTGTGCCTTGGGATCGTGATCATGAAAATCTCAGACAGAAATGGTAACCAGGGACAACTCTCGTTAATGCCAAATCCCACTGGAAATGGATGCTGGGGATACATATAGATCCCTTGGATTGCATATTTATTTACTGGACTTTTGACAAAGGACTCCTATGATTCTTTGGGTGAAAATAATTTCTATCACTTTCGAAACATACCTTCCTCCTCAGTTCTTTGTCTTTGTAGACACACTTCAAATCTTTTTTGATTTCAGGACAGGCGTCATCAATCTTGGTTAGAATGACGACTTGAGGAATCTCTGAcaggaaaagacagaaaactACTGAGTCACACTTCAAAAGTACAAGAACAGTAGAGTAGAACCAAGGCTGTCAAAGGATCAATTTTTCAAATCTGATTAATCACTGAAATACAAGACTTCCTCCTGAATAATCTTATTTATAATCATCGGCGGAGCTAGGGGGTGGCTGCATGGGCTTAAGCTCTTGATGTTTTCACAAAAGACCTGAACCTTTTTGGTTTTAGAGCAGCTTGCTCCTAAGTTATTGATTGTGCTATTGTTGCCAATATGCAACCTTTGGTAGATGTCGAGGCCGCGGAGTTGAAGGGAGAAACTTTCAGCAAAGAGGAGCGCTGATGGTCAGAACACAGGTAAAAGTTTCCAAAGTATGATTTGGCAAACATCCAACACATAGCACATTAATTCAGCCTGAGTCCCCTGCTCCTTATTGTCGTGCATCTGCTTGTTGCTGTCGTGTTGTCAGGGACTCTCCACTCTGATTAAAAGCTAAAACCACAGACACGTTCATCTGATGAATCAGTGGAATGACTGAGCTTTagctgagaaaataaacatgcatcCCCATGTTACAGACAACACTCCTTTCTGTGAGTTTTCCTCTGAGGTCTGACTGTGTTTGATAAACATCCTGTCAGCTGAATGTCTGCATGGTACTACTGCTGAATCTGGGTCAGTCTGTCACACATACACCGTGCAGAATCTCACTTGTTTTTGGGggcaataaaacagaaaaagaaaactcatttGTCATTTTGAACAAACTGTTGTGCATATGCTTTAACATTTGGGGTTGCCTCAACATCCACTTATTTAATCTTTCATTAAAATGCTTTAGCTCAAACACCATTTATAGGGCGATGTATACAAGTGAAGTGATTTACAGTTGTTCTGCATTGTTCTCGTGTAAGTGGACAATTACTACAGGACACAGGTGCAAATTATGTTTCTCTCTCCACACAGATGTCcgctcttttcctctctcttctctcccctCCTAATATGAGAAATAATAACCAACTATTATGTTGGATCTGGGAATGTTAAGTAATGTtcagtgtgcttttaaacagataaagattgGCATTAAATATTATTTCCAATGCAGAATTCCATCCTGCGGTAAGTTCACTTTATAGGAAGCTTATAAAAAGATACAGAATACCACAGTGCCTAAAATAACAAACGCACTGATTAGCTCCATCAATTTAACATacaaaggagtaaaaatgaaattgaaCGTTTTCCCCTCCTTGGATTTAATTACACCTAGCATGGCTGCTTCTGCAGCAGTGTATGGTTATTAATAatcttcattatttttaatcactgatcTACACCAAGAAAGATTAAATACAGTATTTTTGAACTTACATTTTTGTGGATCACATTACAGCTAACAGCTTGGGTTCAGCTGTTTGACTTAAAGAAGACCATCCTGTGGTGCCATGCAGCGCCATAccaaatatttaacactttcaaagtgTAGTTACCCACAccgatgaaatcagcagggggttatgtatctttctttctttgtatgtgtacaagataactcgagaacagaaagtcagatcttcaccaaactttcagggaatattgggaaggtgacagggaagaattgattagattttggtgatgatccgcacacccgtttggtttttctcggacttcgaaattttgaacaccatagtaatcaatgggagcaaaatatgcaaagacaaaacatgccttaaaacataaaaatctgttttaatattGTATTAATATGTTAAATGGGTTATCAATAAGAAATAATATATTCTTTTTGcaaagaagctttaaaaaagttattaaaacaaaattatgcATGTGTCACTCAAACTAAGGAATGACATTGTGGGACAACAGAAAGAAACTGTTATCCCTGATGACAAAACTGTTATcctgaatgacaaaaaaaataattctgctTATTTAACAGGCAGTTACTTAGCCACCTacaaaaaactacaaccttGATCTTCAACATTTTTGTGTCATCTTTCACATGAAGTTTGcccatttgaaataaaacaacagtatttatgtgtttttagtGTTGTCTGGTATGACACACAATTTTCTGACACATTGTACCAGTCACCGAAAAGGTCAaattatcaatattttaaagCGGTTTACTGACATTTTTCACAGTCATAAGGTTCTTAAGAAACTCCTTTTTGATATAACTTCCTGTCACATGACTACAAGAATTCCGTACGATGGAAATTTTATCCTGAATGTTTGTTATCCTGAATAACACAGGCTAAAATCCCAAAGTTGGGACAAAAGTATTTcacacattaaaatgaaatggaGTATTCTCACAATATGTTTATACATACTTCTAAACAACCACACAATTATGCCCAATGgacaaatttaaagttttattaagattttaaatgttttttgagcAAGTTTGCACCTTGATTTTAGGTGCAGACAGTTACTCCGAATgacattttgacagttttgagCTCCGTAAATCCTCAAATTTCTATTACTCATAATATATTCTACTAGTACTCATGAAAGAGGGTGGAATCAAAATCATATTATGTACTTTTACACCAAAAGTATgtatttcaatattaaaaatatgctTTGGACACCAAAATGAACACGTCACGTCATTGACCcaaagacacttttaaagtgtttatctctacatgagtttaattaacactgtcattttgctgtttgttttactttgttatAGGGGTGTGAcattacctgaacaacctgattgggaatctattctcttgttcttgcagtgttaattttggcagctatttttaattttagtcttagttttagtctttagtcatttctgtcctttttagttgtagtttagtttaagtcaacgaaaactcaaaacattttagtctagttttagtccattaaaagtcctcacatttagtctttacttttagtgcaagcatttattctcttgcctaaggccggccacacactacaggattttaaaccTGATTTTAGGCAAGATTTGACCCCCCCGACAATTGTGGGGACatataccgactggagcctcgtcACAAATGATtattgtctgagtagtctgcatgtgtgtggtgtcaacacaattaATTTACTGCTCTAAATTGagtcgtagcctcccagaccctgaatcgtaaatatcaagcATCACCAGATGgctcatacgtactttcacacaactgtaccttaatttcagtcaggatttcgtcctgagtGTTACCcattgttttatgatttttgctgctccTGTAACaaatgccaggacagcctgttgtggagagacagcaaggtggtatcaacagacatccgtgttttttttttctgaagtcacgtgatcgcGCACTGTTgtaggcaggtcagcaggtgtgcgATCTCCAGTGATCTAAcaatctggctgagtcatctagtgtgtgcattcacaggattaaagatgaaaaatctttggaaattatcttgaagtctgtggtctcccacggttctaaaaatcatttcagattagaaaattgtctagtgtgtggctggccctAAATCAGGTTCCCAAAGCATGCTACCGTGTtttatgcaccctgccaaacctggggtccctgctttctacagctgagggacaaaagaaatacagatgcactgttttttgacagatttacccacagtggagaaatgtcacagTTTATAATGCCCGACAAAAATTAcactacattttagtctagttttagtcatcttgatgaaaactaaacttagtttttgtcaattttagtcatcacagatctacttttgtttgtattagtctagtttttttcatggaaaaaaggctgccaacaaacatttttagtcatagttttagttgacaaaattaacactgtttttgccaataaggaaagatcagattttactgttCAGCTCCTCAGTATCTACTCAGAACTCAGTACTTTAAGTACACTTTAAATGAAATCCttgttacttttacttgagtagttttatagatcagtaattttacttttacctagctacattttaaccagagtaactgtacttttacttgattaTAATAGTCATGTACCTTTTCCTTCCTGCTTTAGACATCACTCAGACTGGCAGCCTCCTAGTTCTTCCCAGCAGTTACATTTTTGAGGGGGTGCTTGTCGTTACATAGGCCTCGTCATAGCTACACTGAACTGTGGTTTAAGCCTTGACACGGATCCATGAACAAAGCTTAAGGAATCTGCAgaagtgcatgtacaaaatgacttgCTGACATCCAGTAATCCACAGCTtatatttacacttttttgGAGTTCACTTTTAGTTGCATTCTGTTTTCTATGGAATTTTTACAGTCTTAGGTTTAGGATAATTTACTTCCTGCTTAGATAaaatcagcttttattttcaaaggaaTAAGGAACTTCTGTTAAATTTAAGATTAGAATATTAGCTTAACcatgaaaaaagaggcaaaaattgaacAGTAAATTAAATACTGAAGTGTTTGAAAAACTAAAGACAGCTTAGTGGACAAGTCATTAGTCTTCTGTGCTTTAGGTTATCAAACTGAAGTGAGACATtcaaaggagcagtggtggacttttttctacatcactgttaGGACAGGAAGTCATTTTGGTGAGTAGCCTCCAGCTGCTGCCCCATTATCCTTGACTATGGTGTGAATTACAATTGAAGTAAAATACTTTAAACTCATTACATTGCTATCCTTACCCAGCTCAGTCGCTGCTACTCTGATGTTATGGATCATCTGCAGAGTATCTCGTGGCATCACAGATATATCAAAAGgatcaaacacacaaaccagcACGTGCACTTTGTCGTTGTCAGTTGGATTTTGGTTGTATAATGGATCATCAGCTGCTATTTCAGTTTCAGGCTTGAACTGGAAAACACATTTGTAATTCAGTTAAAGCAGAAATGTATTACAACTAACAGATGTTAATGTTAATCATTACAACAAGACACTTTGTTTGAGGGATAGAAAACAGAGAAGGTTCCAGATACTCTACCCTGTAACCATCCTTCACATGTCCCTTCAAAGCCAGTTTGACATCATTCTCAAGGATGCCACCGTTGTAGCTCAGGCCCATCGTGTCATTGAGAACAAACGGGTAAAATGAGCCGTCTTGTTTTTGGAGCCTGTAGGTTTTGTACTGTTAAGGGCAAAGGGAGAACAGTGCTATTTAGTGGTGTAAAGGTAAACTGATTTTAACTGGAAAAATGGGACACAAAAAAAAGAGCCTGACAAAACACAACAGGATAGAGAAAATACTACGCAGTCAAGGGGATACGAAAAGAGAGCTCATTTCCTACAAGAGAAAGGAAGAGAGTGAGAATGAGGTAGTTTTCACTACATATCATATTAATGTCTTAATACACTTTGTCCACTATTTTCGTATCCCTAACCCCCCAAAAACACATCACACCCTTGAACCTTGTACAATGagtctgtgtgttttatttgtattcatttcttttttcttttgccaaatttatacaatgtggcaaattgttttgtattctgtcactcctttaaaatccttcTGGATCAATCCaacctgacagagagcttcataaaGCACATGCTGAGCCAAAATGGAGAGACGGAGAGCAACTTTtcaattctgtctctgttacgTGGCTGTGAGTACAAACTCACACTCTGGCTACATCTGTTataatcttaaaacaaaaaaaaaggaaatttgtatttggtacgttatttctttgttgtaacaatgcttcctgGCTATACattttataccattggaaagcctgtttattaaccttttaaatgatgccacatttgtaaggaatatgcatttgtgggatgagcagcagagctgagtatatgggttgtgcccatgaaaaatgtaccagatcttctctgccaatgccaaacagctgattctgccattgactcttgtgtggtgtttggtggattggatgactgaagcttgaagaaacaagacatactgacaatttaacaattaatttatttaccaaacaggagcctcagtagcgtgtagaagaaccatacacagccacaatgGCCTGACACCTCCtaatgctggtcaccagcctggtcacacactgctgtgggatggcatcccattcagTGTTGCGGTGAAGCGTGTGTGCTttgcttttaagcttttcaaagtaaaaaaaaaaaaaaaacatctgatttgggGGGTTTTCAGttggcaacaagaatgaaatttccatgttgtgaccAGTGGGGTCAATCTGTTTATCATGATCcaagatatttctttttaaattcatcagTATTCAGAGATAACGTACTTTTACCAACGTTAAAGAATTaattttttgagaaaacattaggGGCTTAGACCCCACAAGCCCCCCCATGGCTCCATGTCTGACTGATGAACTCATCCACCACACAAAATTTACTCCCCATATCAGCACAGTGTCAGAAACGTAGGGTTATAAACACATTAGAAAATAATTATTACAGACGTATTccaagagcacctgcagcagtttttaacgAGAATTATTCTGTTAGCTCTACTAAAAGAACCAAGTTAGAGGGCTGCATTaggatcaggtctgaatttaatttttgcttgcactaaaactgtttaagttaaTAAACAGGGCACAGTGTAATAATTAATTCATTAAATGTGCACAGCTTTAACGCTCTTCATAGCGCTGCAGACATACAGTATaagcatctccactgctctgaagTGCCCCATGACACACAAGAAGGGACTGGTGTAGAGATAACTGAGCCATAATACTGTTACTTGAGGGGAAATATCaaaattggcctcttttcacaaaGCGTTTTATTTACAGACAAGGACAGAGACAGAAGGGGgcaaacagaataaaaacaaactctgtAGAAGCTCACTGATGTACACTGTGCTTTTTGGCACTCGCGaacaatgatcaggaaaataattccacctaaggcttaaaaaacaaatgatgcGGCGCGCCGgcagtcgagtggttaaggcgcacgccatatatacgcaggcgacccgggttcaaatccggcctgtggcactatttcctgcatgtcactccctgctctctcccctgtttccgactctatccactgtcctatcaaataaaggcaaaaaggccaaaaataaattttaaaaaaccccaaaaacaaacgatgtgtacataaagtctgtaaatatgacCCTGACATTACTCTTATTAATATAACCAGGGTTAAATTAGTTCAGGCTGCTCACTGTTATGACTGATGTGGATGTGAGAGTTTTCTTTCATGCTccattcagtgagaaaactttgaCGAGAACAGTGAAAAGCCGTATTTTTCAAGGGCAGTGCTTATGTGAACacaatattataatttcttaacctGAACGCAGCTTCTGTCATTATGTGTTTAGGAGGAATTGGACGCGTATGTTATGGGTGCAGGTGGGAGGGAGAGATGACACACGCTGCATAGGCAGGTGTTAATgatcaggaaatcagggggaaCGGGCAGGTAGGGAATTAGCTGTCTGACGCAGGGCTCTATCTCTACATCCTGTCCGTTGAGTGCTGTGTAAACTCAACATCTTGCTGGGCTCCCATTGTGCGTGTGCCGggggagagggagacagagagcgaCAAGATGAGGGTAGACTGTTTCACGAACAAGGGgcgcagaggttagaggagtgCAGGAGTTGATTTTCTCCTGCTCACCTCCGTGTATACATAAATGCTTTTGCGCCGCGAGTGTCTGAAGCTGTCACCTCTCCCTCCCACTTTCTTTTGCAAAGAGAAGACCTGCCGTACTCGACCTCTGATTGACGGCCCGTATTGACTCAAAACAGGAcgctgcatttaaatgcataaagGGGAAACACtgccattcttcaaccagcatttgtctcaagtcagccaacatgtgttggtcactctggcacgaacagcacacccgagctgatcccacaagtgttcagtggggttggtcatgactgctggcaggccattccatccgctccactcccaaattctggaggtagtctctgataaaccccgctctgtgggggcgagtgttgtcatcttgggggatagagttcttgctgacagggtgagaaaacagtattcttgtcgtcttcttgggacgcccacttcgcggtctgtctctgacattccccattatatggaacttggctttcagtttggagatggtgctagggttcactccaaacaatgccgcaacttggttttgcagaacaccagcttgaagttgtcCAACCGATGgacc encodes the following:
- the LOC121521372 gene encoding interferon-induced protein 44-like; the encoded protein is MGGTPSKPEETPFLDRPWREINWRDKAGVLQSVKDYRPNNEGQIIRILLYGPAGAGKTSFINSVQSVLHGRMYAQAMTSHSISGCFTSKYKTYRLQKQDGSFYPFVLNDTMGLSYNGGILENDVKLALKGHVKDGYRFKPETEIAADDPLYNQNPTDNDKVHVLVCVFDPFDISVMPRDTLQMIHNIRVAATELEIPQVVILTKIDDACPEIKKDLKCVYKDKELRRKMEMISAETGIKMNCIFPVKNYSEEIDLNDDADSLILSVLGKLINFGEDCINCKSVHQ